In one Lolium rigidum isolate FL_2022 chromosome 3, APGP_CSIRO_Lrig_0.1, whole genome shotgun sequence genomic region, the following are encoded:
- the LOC124702720 gene encoding pseudouridine kinase-like isoform X1: protein MAEDAASSSRRRMESIRRHLLPRPSLILSLNPLSTAEAEPSPVIIGGMVLDIHAKPSVPPHPGTTVPGMVKYISGGVARNIAECMAKLGTQPLMISVVGSDMAGDFLLKYWRSAGLCTDGILQVHDVTTPVVSNVFDGNGELIAAVASVQAVETFLTPSWIYQFRRHISNAPLLMLDANLSPQSLQAACKIAYESGVPVLFEPVSVVKSSRIAPIAEHITCTSPNEIELVAMANALSTPGKYNFVKLDQCNNNMEAVDYLFEMLSPAMFFLLEKGIKLLLVTLGSNGVFICCKEHVNIVKDQQKCNMTTFSSQLLEKLEGCFPPSMPVNLSGEGSSRTCVFHLPATSASVISLTGAGDCLIGGVLSSLCGGLNIMQSVAVGIATAKASVESEANIPAKFSAESIADEARRTLLSAKQIWCQ, encoded by the exons ATGGCCGAGGACgccgcctcgtcttcccgccgGAGGATGGAGTCTATCCGCCGCCATCTCCTCCCTCGGCCATCGCTCATCCTTAGCCTG AATCCGTTAAGCACCGCGGAGGCAGAACCGAGCCCCGTGATCATCGGCGGAATGGTGTTGGACATCCACGCGAAGCCATCCGTGCCGCCACATCCTGGTACCACCGTCCCTGGGATG GTTAAGTATATCAGCGGGGGagtagctagaaatattgctgAGTGCATGGCTAAGCTTGGGACTCAACCGCTCATGATTAGTGTTGTTGGAAGTGATATGGCAG GGGATTTCTTACTGAAGTACTGGAGGTCAGCTGGACTATGTACAGATG GAATACTGCAGGTTCATGATGTTACAACCCCAGTAGTATCAAATGTATTTGATGGGAATGGAGAATTAATTGCTGCCGTCGCGAGTGTTCAAGCAGTT GAAACTTTTCTTACCCCAAGTTGGATATATCAGTTCCGTCGCCATATCTCTAATGCACCTCTACTAATGCTTGATGCCAATTTATCTCCTCAGTCACTTCAAGCTGCTTGCAAAA tAGCATATGAATCAGGGGTGCCCGTGTTGTTTGAGCCTGTCTCGGTGGTAAAGAGTTCAAGAATTGCGCCAATTGCAGAGCAT ATAACTTGCACTTCCCCAAATGAGATTGAGCTTGTTGCAATGGCAAACGCGCTGTCTACTCCAGGGAAATATAATTTTGTCAAACTTGATCAGTGCAACAACAATATGGAAGCTGTAGATTATTTGTTTGAAATGCTCAGCCCAGCGATGTTTTTTCTTCTCGAAAAGGGTATCAAGCTTCTTCTGGTGACACTTGGCTCGAACGGTGTTTTCATATGTTGCAAAGAGCACGTTAACATCGTTAAGGATCAGCAAAAGTGTAACATGACGACTTTCTCATCCCAGCTACTTGAAAAATTGGAGGGCTGTTTTCCACCCAGCATGCCTGTTAATTTGTCTGGAGAAGGCTCTTCCAGAACTTGTGTTTTCCATTTACCTGCAACATCTGCCTCGGTTATCAGCCTCACAGGTGCTGGCGATTGTTTGATTGGTGGAGTCCTTTCATCTCTATGTGGAGGATTGAATATTATGCAAAGTGTGGCAGTTGGGATTGCTACAGCAAAGGCATCTGTTGAATCGGAAGCTAACATACCTGCCAAATTTTCTGCTGAAAGCATTGCAG ATGAGGCAAGGAGGACATTGCTATCTGCTAAACAGATTTGGTGCCAATAA
- the LOC124702720 gene encoding uncharacterized protein LOC124702720 isoform X2: protein MAKLGTQPLMISVVGSDMAGDFLLKYWRSAGLCTDGILQVHDVTTPVVSNVFDGNGELIAAVASVQAVETFLTPSWIYQFRRHISNAPLLMLDANLSPQSLQAACKIAYESGVPVLFEPVSVVKSSRIAPIAEHITCTSPNEIELVAMANALSTPGKYNFVKLDQCNNNMEAVDYLFEMLSPAMFFLLEKGIKLLLVTLGSNGVFICCKEHVNIVKDQQKCNMTTFSSQLLEKLEGCFPPSMPVNLSGEGSSRTCVFHLPATSASVISLTGAGDCLIGGVLSSLCGGLNIMQSVAVGIATAKASVESEANIPAKFSAESIADEARRTLLSAKQIWCQ from the exons ATGGCTAAGCTTGGGACTCAACCGCTCATGATTAGTGTTGTTGGAAGTGATATGGCAG GGGATTTCTTACTGAAGTACTGGAGGTCAGCTGGACTATGTACAGATG GAATACTGCAGGTTCATGATGTTACAACCCCAGTAGTATCAAATGTATTTGATGGGAATGGAGAATTAATTGCTGCCGTCGCGAGTGTTCAAGCAGTT GAAACTTTTCTTACCCCAAGTTGGATATATCAGTTCCGTCGCCATATCTCTAATGCACCTCTACTAATGCTTGATGCCAATTTATCTCCTCAGTCACTTCAAGCTGCTTGCAAAA tAGCATATGAATCAGGGGTGCCCGTGTTGTTTGAGCCTGTCTCGGTGGTAAAGAGTTCAAGAATTGCGCCAATTGCAGAGCAT ATAACTTGCACTTCCCCAAATGAGATTGAGCTTGTTGCAATGGCAAACGCGCTGTCTACTCCAGGGAAATATAATTTTGTCAAACTTGATCAGTGCAACAACAATATGGAAGCTGTAGATTATTTGTTTGAAATGCTCAGCCCAGCGATGTTTTTTCTTCTCGAAAAGGGTATCAAGCTTCTTCTGGTGACACTTGGCTCGAACGGTGTTTTCATATGTTGCAAAGAGCACGTTAACATCGTTAAGGATCAGCAAAAGTGTAACATGACGACTTTCTCATCCCAGCTACTTGAAAAATTGGAGGGCTGTTTTCCACCCAGCATGCCTGTTAATTTGTCTGGAGAAGGCTCTTCCAGAACTTGTGTTTTCCATTTACCTGCAACATCTGCCTCGGTTATCAGCCTCACAGGTGCTGGCGATTGTTTGATTGGTGGAGTCCTTTCATCTCTATGTGGAGGATTGAATATTATGCAAAGTGTGGCAGTTGGGATTGCTACAGCAAAGGCATCTGTTGAATCGGAAGCTAACATACCTGCCAAATTTTCTGCTGAAAGCATTGCAG ATGAGGCAAGGAGGACATTGCTATCTGCTAAACAGATTTGGTGCCAATAA